A genomic segment from Roseibium algicola encodes:
- a CDS encoding sugar ABC transporter ATP-binding protein codes for MTNLVRMTGIEKRFPGVHALKNVSFDLNSGEVHALMGENGAGKSTLMKILSGIYPRDGGELLVNGQAVEIDGPRAAQALGIGIIHQELSLMNDLTVAQNIFIGREPRKRFGRLDEAALNARALEIFKSMNLKMNPKTIVGELTIARQQMVEIAKALSYRSRVLIMDEPTAALNDAEIAELFTIIRRLKADGVGIIYISHKMDELKQIADRVTVMRDGSYVGTVDAAQTPVSKIISMMVGRELTSEAIVIPDLSDAETMLDIRGLNRGREIRDVSFSVKKGEILGFAGLMGAGRTEVARAIFGADPRDSGEIRVHGKPRSISKPSDAVKAGIGYLSEDRKHFGLATGMDVRTNVALASLDRFSSRFGVLNDDAMRKTAQDYIAKLEIRTPSDRQEVRLLSGGNQQKVVIAKWLYRDCDILIFDEPTRGIDVGAKSEIYKLLKALANEGRAIIVISSELPEIMRLSHRIAVMCEGRLTGILPGGEATTQEDIMHLATLRAPSMQPEGYQQ; via the coding sequence ATGACAAATCTGGTGAGGATGACGGGGATCGAAAAACGCTTCCCCGGTGTGCACGCCCTCAAGAATGTCAGCTTCGACCTGAACAGCGGCGAAGTGCATGCCCTGATGGGCGAAAACGGCGCCGGCAAGTCGACGCTGATGAAGATCCTGTCCGGAATTTACCCCAGGGACGGCGGCGAGCTGCTGGTCAACGGTCAGGCAGTGGAGATCGATGGTCCACGGGCCGCCCAGGCGCTGGGCATCGGTATCATTCATCAGGAACTCAGCCTGATGAATGATCTGACGGTCGCGCAGAACATCTTTATCGGCCGGGAACCGCGCAAGCGTTTCGGCCGTCTGGACGAGGCGGCGCTCAACGCCCGGGCGCTCGAGATCTTCAAGTCGATGAACCTGAAGATGAACCCGAAGACGATCGTCGGTGAACTTACCATCGCCCGTCAGCAGATGGTCGAGATCGCCAAGGCGTTGTCCTACCGGTCACGCGTCCTCATCATGGACGAGCCGACCGCCGCCCTGAATGATGCGGAAATCGCCGAGCTCTTCACCATCATCCGCCGGCTGAAGGCCGATGGCGTGGGCATCATCTACATCAGCCACAAGATGGACGAGCTGAAACAGATCGCCGACCGGGTGACGGTCATGCGTGACGGCTCCTATGTCGGCACCGTTGATGCAGCGCAGACGCCTGTTTCCAAGATCATCTCCATGATGGTGGGCCGAGAGCTGACCAGCGAGGCCATCGTCATCCCCGATCTGTCCGACGCCGAGACGATGCTGGACATACGCGGGTTGAACAGGGGGCGCGAGATCCGCGACGTCAGCTTTTCCGTCAAGAAAGGCGAGATCCTCGGCTTTGCCGGCTTGATGGGGGCCGGGCGGACGGAAGTGGCACGGGCGATTTTCGGAGCTGATCCGCGCGACAGCGGCGAGATCCGGGTTCACGGCAAGCCCCGTTCGATATCGAAACCTTCCGACGCCGTGAAGGCGGGCATCGGATACCTTTCGGAAGATCGCAAGCATTTCGGTCTGGCCACCGGCATGGATGTTCGGACCAACGTGGCGCTGGCCAGCCTCGATCGTTTTTCCAGCCGGTTTGGCGTCCTGAATGACGATGCCATGCGCAAGACGGCGCAGGACTATATCGCCAAACTGGAAATCCGCACGCCGTCCGACCGGCAGGAAGTCCGCCTGCTTTCCGGTGGCAACCAGCAGAAGGTCGTCATCGCCAAGTGGCTCTACCGGGATTGCGACATCCTGATCTTCGATGAGCCGACCCGCGGCATCGATGTCGGTGCCAAGTCGGAAATCTACAAACTGCTGAAGGCACTGGCCAACGAGGGCAGGGCGATCATCGTCATCTCCTCGGAATTGCCGGAGATCATGCGCCTCAGTCATCGCATTGCCGTCATGTGCGAAGGCCGTCTCACCGGCATCCTGCCGGGCGGTGAAGCCACAACGCAGGAAGACATCATGCATCTGGCGACGCTTCGGGCGCCATCCATGCAGCCAGAAGGATACCAGCAATGA
- a CDS encoding SDR family oxidoreductase, translating to MSVRLKDKTILVTAAGQGIGHASAIACAREGAKVYAADINEETLSTLPGECPGIEIHKLDVCDRAAVDALAKKLPALDGLFNCAGFVHNGSVLDITEDDWAFSFELNVTSMYRMTQAFLPGMRERAKVTGTASILNMSSMASSIKGFPMRTAYGATKAAVIGLTKGVAADFVKEGIRCNALCPGTVDTPSLRGRIASAPDPVEAEKNFIARQPMGRLATVDDMTPMIVYLLSDESRFVSGQALLVDGGVTI from the coding sequence ATTTCAGTGCGCTTGAAAGATAAAACAATATTGGTGACGGCAGCCGGGCAGGGTATCGGCCATGCAAGCGCGATTGCCTGCGCCAGGGAAGGCGCAAAGGTCTACGCTGCGGACATCAACGAGGAAACGCTGTCGACGCTCCCCGGCGAATGCCCCGGTATCGAGATCCACAAACTGGATGTCTGTGATCGCGCAGCCGTTGACGCCCTGGCAAAAAAACTGCCGGCGCTCGATGGGCTCTTCAACTGTGCGGGCTTCGTTCACAACGGCTCTGTCCTCGATATCACCGAAGATGACTGGGCCTTCAGCTTCGAGCTGAACGTCACCTCCATGTACCGGATGACGCAAGCTTTCCTGCCGGGCATGCGCGAACGCGCCAAGGTAACCGGCACGGCATCGATCCTGAACATGTCGTCGATGGCATCGTCCATCAAAGGCTTTCCGATGCGCACTGCTTACGGCGCCACCAAGGCAGCCGTAATTGGCCTCACAAAGGGCGTCGCAGCGGATTTCGTCAAGGAAGGCATCCGCTGCAACGCGCTATGCCCGGGCACTGTCGATACTCCGTCCTTGCGCGGCCGCATTGCTTCTGCACCCGACCCGGTGGAAGCGGAAAAGAATTTCATCGCCCGGCAGCCCATGGGCCGTCTGGCAACCGTCGACGATATGACGCCGATGATCGTCTACCTGTTGTCCGACGAAAGCCGGTTCGTTTCCGGGCAGGCACTTCTGGTCGATGGAGGTGTCACCATCTGA
- a CDS encoding UxaA family hydrolase — protein sequence MLQPHANSILLNADDNVVIALQDIAAGASVAHVDCPLPGQVMRGHKIARKPISAGENVIRYGQIIGQAKAEIKPGEHVHVHNLGMGDHSQDYQHAEASIPLEPATQERTFLGYRRQTGRAGTRNYIGILTSVNCSGSVAKFIAEAAEKSGLLDEFPNVDGIVPIVHGTGCGMSGKDEGYATLFRTLSGYAQHPNFAAILLIGLGCEVMQIADLVGDRKIRPDGDLRYMTIQQTGGTRKTIEAGLKELRALAELANKAERTPVPISEITVGMQCGGSDGYSGITANPALGIASDLLVRHGGTTILSETSEIYGAEHLLTRRAVSVDVGKKLIERVRWWEDYTARNGGEMDNNPSPGNKRGGLTTILEKSLGAAAKGGSAPLVDVYKFGEPVDKKGFVFMDSPGFDPCSVTGQIASGANIIVFTTGRGSVSGYMPTPCIKLATNSEMYGRMSEDMDINCGDVISDNVSLEAKGEEIFEMIIAVASGKQSKSEELGFGGVEFVPWQIGAVM from the coding sequence GTGTTGCAGCCTCATGCCAATTCGATCCTTCTGAATGCCGATGACAATGTGGTCATCGCCCTTCAGGATATTGCGGCCGGCGCAAGCGTTGCCCATGTTGACTGTCCGCTACCCGGGCAGGTCATGCGTGGCCACAAGATTGCCCGCAAGCCGATCTCCGCTGGCGAAAACGTCATTCGGTACGGTCAAATCATCGGGCAGGCGAAGGCAGAGATCAAGCCGGGGGAGCATGTCCATGTTCATAACCTTGGCATGGGCGATCACAGCCAGGACTATCAGCACGCCGAAGCCTCGATCCCGCTTGAGCCCGCAACGCAAGAGCGCACCTTTCTCGGCTACCGCCGGCAAACGGGGCGAGCAGGAACGCGCAATTACATCGGCATTCTGACCTCGGTGAACTGCTCGGGGTCTGTTGCAAAATTCATCGCGGAAGCTGCCGAGAAGTCCGGTCTGCTGGACGAGTTTCCGAATGTAGACGGCATCGTGCCAATCGTTCACGGAACCGGCTGCGGCATGTCTGGCAAGGACGAAGGTTACGCAACGCTGTTCCGGACCCTGTCCGGTTATGCTCAGCATCCGAATTTCGCAGCCATCCTGCTGATCGGTCTTGGCTGCGAGGTCATGCAGATTGCCGATCTCGTCGGTGACCGCAAGATCCGCCCTGACGGCGATTTGCGCTACATGACCATTCAGCAGACCGGCGGCACGCGCAAGACCATTGAAGCCGGGCTGAAAGAGTTGCGGGCGCTTGCCGAACTTGCCAACAAGGCCGAGCGCACGCCGGTGCCGATTTCCGAAATCACCGTCGGAATGCAGTGCGGCGGCTCGGACGGATATTCCGGCATCACTGCCAATCCGGCACTCGGGATTGCCTCCGATCTTCTGGTCCGCCATGGCGGTACCACGATCCTGTCCGAAACGTCGGAGATCTACGGCGCGGAGCACCTTCTGACCCGCCGGGCGGTTTCCGTCGATGTCGGCAAGAAGCTGATCGAGCGTGTGCGCTGGTGGGAAGACTACACAGCCCGCAATGGCGGCGAGATGGACAACAATCCGTCGCCCGGCAACAAGCGCGGCGGATTGACCACAATCCTGGAAAAGTCTCTTGGTGCGGCGGCCAAGGGAGGCTCAGCCCCCCTTGTGGACGTCTACAAGTTTGGCGAACCCGTCGACAAGAAGGGGTTCGTCTTCATGGACAGCCCAGGCTTCGATCCGTGTTCGGTGACCGGTCAGATCGCCTCAGGCGCCAATATCATCGTCTTCACCACGGGGCGCGGCTCGGTGTCCGGTTACATGCCGACCCCTTGCATCAAGCTCGCCACAAACAGCGAGATGTATGGCCGGATGTCGGAAGACATGGACATCAATTGCGGTGACGTGATCTCCGACAATGTCAGTCTGGAAGCCAAGGGCGAGGAGATCTTCGAAATGATCATCGCCGTTGCCTCCGGAAAACAATCGAAGAGCGAGGAACTCGGCTTCGGCGGAGTGGAGTTCGTGCCGTGGCAGATCGGTGCGGTGATGTAG
- a CDS encoding GntR family transcriptional regulator: protein MSLTNEQDFPEITLPDIGKLSGSLAQRVYEALRSSILAMDLPPGTLLRKQVICEQLGVSRSPVTEAITRLAGEGLVEVIPQSGSRVTKFSMSEIREGAFLREAIELAAVSKVAAERTEEQLTELNRNLRLQALCLEDHDETGFYREDERMHELIFSFTGYPKLHSLSATGWMQVNRARQLLLPMRGRAFEAYDEHRVIVEAIRDRDAERARQAMQKHLSELVTRLEPLAETRPDLFD, encoded by the coding sequence ATGTCCCTGACCAACGAACAAGATTTTCCCGAGATCACCCTGCCCGACATTGGCAAACTGTCCGGCTCGCTGGCACAGCGTGTCTATGAGGCGCTGCGCTCGTCCATCCTGGCAATGGACCTGCCGCCGGGAACCCTTCTCAGGAAACAAGTCATCTGCGAACAGCTTGGTGTCTCCCGCTCGCCGGTGACGGAAGCGATCACCCGGCTAGCAGGCGAAGGCCTTGTCGAAGTCATTCCCCAGTCCGGCTCCCGCGTGACCAAATTCTCCATGTCGGAAATCCGCGAGGGCGCCTTCCTGCGGGAAGCCATCGAACTGGCGGCGGTTTCCAAGGTGGCGGCGGAGCGCACCGAAGAGCAGTTGACGGAGTTGAACCGCAATTTGCGTCTGCAGGCTCTTTGTCTGGAAGATCACGACGAAACCGGCTTCTACCGGGAAGACGAGCGCATGCACGAGCTTATCTTCTCCTTCACCGGCTACCCGAAGCTCCACAGCCTGTCTGCCACCGGGTGGATGCAGGTCAACCGGGCACGGCAATTGCTGTTGCCCATGCGTGGCAGGGCCTTTGAAGCCTATGACGAGCACCGGGTCATCGTGGAAGCAATCCGCGATCGCGATGCAGAACGGGCACGTCAGGCAATGCAAAAGCACCTGAGCGAACTTGTCACGCGCCTGGAACCGCTCGCGGAGACCAGGCCGGACCTGTTCGACTGA
- a CDS encoding aldo/keto reductase yields the protein MTALKTQRLNDRTARPIDLTEMGFGGAPLGNLYRKVSEEDAQAALQAAYDNGIRYFDTAPQYGLGRSEMRFATAIKRFGRENIQLSTKIGRLLLDCEPHEVTPEAFVDVPQKRIVFDYSYDGVMRSYEASRQRLEVANADILFVHDVCAFSQGSQEASDARVRELFDLGGYKALTELKEAGDVAAIGAGVNEWQVCQKLLGLADFDCFLLAGRYTLLEQDALESFLPLCEQRDVGIILGGPYNSGILATGAVPGAKYNYADAPPEILERVRKIEDVCRSHSVPLIAAALQFVLGHPSVKTVIPGAVNAAEVEANIALLKTDIPAALWSDLRSTGLIRPDAPLPSETSHVA from the coding sequence ATGACCGCCTTGAAAACACAGCGGCTGAACGACAGAACCGCAAGACCCATCGACCTGACGGAGATGGGGTTTGGCGGCGCGCCGCTCGGCAATCTCTACCGCAAGGTTTCGGAAGAAGATGCCCAGGCTGCCCTTCAGGCGGCCTATGACAACGGCATCCGCTACTTTGACACGGCGCCGCAATACGGCCTGGGCCGATCGGAAATGCGCTTTGCCACTGCCATCAAGCGTTTTGGCCGCGAGAACATTCAGCTTTCCACCAAGATCGGCCGCCTGCTGCTGGATTGCGAGCCGCATGAGGTGACCCCGGAAGCCTTTGTCGATGTGCCGCAAAAGCGGATCGTCTTCGACTACAGCTATGACGGCGTCATGCGCAGCTACGAGGCAAGCCGTCAGCGACTGGAGGTCGCCAACGCGGACATCCTTTTCGTGCATGACGTCTGCGCCTTTTCGCAAGGCTCTCAGGAAGCCAGCGATGCCCGCGTCCGCGAGCTTTTCGATCTTGGCGGCTACAAGGCGCTTACCGAGTTGAAAGAGGCCGGGGACGTTGCGGCCATCGGCGCAGGGGTAAACGAATGGCAGGTTTGCCAAAAGCTGCTCGGCCTTGCCGATTTCGACTGTTTCCTGCTTGCCGGCCGCTACACGCTTCTGGAACAGGACGCCCTTGAGAGCTTCCTGCCGCTTTGCGAGCAACGGGACGTCGGCATCATTCTGGGCGGGCCCTATAATTCCGGCATTCTGGCAACCGGAGCCGTTCCCGGTGCGAAATACAACTACGCCGATGCACCGCCGGAGATCCTTGAGCGCGTGCGCAAGATCGAAGATGTCTGCCGCAGCCATTCAGTGCCGCTGATCGCGGCCGCGCTGCAGTTCGTGCTTGGACACCCAAGTGTGAAGACCGTCATCCCCGGCGCAGTGAACGCGGCCGAGGTTGAAGCCAATATTGCTCTCTTGAAGACCGATATCCCTGCCGCACTCTGGTCAGACCTCAGGTCTACTGGCCTGATCCGCCCCGATGCCCCCTTGCCGAGCGAGACTTCCCATGTTGCGTAA
- a CDS encoding RbsD/FucU family protein, with protein MLRNLPPILSPSLLYALRAMGHGDEIAIVDANFPAESSGPDCVRLDGISATDTLKAILSVMPLDTFVAAPARTMQVVGDPDAVPEIVAEFQTIIDDTADKPARISTLERHAFYEAASHAFAVVQTGETRLYGNIILTKGIIKPRPADITCHPAPAFSFRRT; from the coding sequence ATGTTGCGTAACCTTCCCCCCATCCTGAGCCCCTCGCTGCTTTATGCCCTCAGAGCCATGGGGCACGGCGACGAGATCGCCATTGTCGACGCCAATTTCCCGGCGGAAAGCTCCGGTCCCGATTGTGTTCGTCTCGATGGCATATCGGCAACAGACACGCTGAAGGCGATCCTGTCGGTTATGCCGCTCGACACGTTCGTCGCCGCGCCCGCCAGGACGATGCAGGTGGTCGGTGATCCGGACGCGGTGCCGGAGATTGTCGCCGAGTTCCAGACCATCATCGATGACACCGCCGACAAGCCGGCCAGGATTTCAACGCTGGAACGCCACGCCTTTTATGAAGCGGCCAGCCATGCCTTTGCCGTGGTCCAGACAGGCGAGACCCGCCTCTACGGCAACATCATTCTGACCAAAGGCATTATCAAGCCACGACCTGCAGACATCACGTGCCATCCAGCCCCTGCCTTTAGCTTCAGGCGCACTTAG